From a single Deinococcus sp. Leaf326 genomic region:
- a CDS encoding nitrilase-related carbon-nitrogen hydrolase, with protein sequence MNASADRRTLGVWGLGVVIALLAFSPWPLLCVLPLLAAPGLLRGLSPLQSTLALTGLHAPLMVGVYATALPLLPAGLLGIGLVIIAPVVLHLLFAFPIAWLLQGSRNPWRWALAAIALDQLLMLPMLGLLGDPATPSVFMTAPMWLLGPGTGTMLLLLTGAALVAAPRWALLPLAVLGLAWAWRPNSPTSPILVAAAQRGDTRVREISDMLPTLARSEEAQWLPLIQDVDAALVILPENATAVRQTLAQVHRPFPPNVLYGGVSYTALAAYNSVLAGGRVLRSKRELVPLTERPWLTADQNPLRPVQLAGHQLGVLICVEGLFAPAAAQLARQGAEILVVPASTKAFHAARFQDIAARAAASSAGLPLVLASEAGGSVIVDPHGHVLSRAAWGQPQVIRAPISPGRPTLYAWTAPAWPVVLSILLLVLARPHLSGRSQRSRAPGNSAARNSARSALPGGQPEPAAR encoded by the coding sequence GTGAACGCCTCCGCTGACCGGCGCACCCTCGGGGTCTGGGGCCTGGGGGTGGTCATCGCCCTGCTGGCCTTCAGCCCCTGGCCTCTCTTGTGCGTGCTGCCCCTGCTCGCCGCCCCAGGGTTGCTCCGGGGCCTTTCACCCCTCCAGAGCACTCTGGCGTTGACGGGCCTGCACGCGCCCCTGATGGTCGGGGTGTACGCGACCGCCCTTCCCCTGCTCCCCGCAGGCCTGCTGGGGATCGGACTCGTGATCATCGCCCCGGTGGTGCTGCACCTCCTGTTCGCCTTCCCGATCGCGTGGCTCTTGCAGGGCAGCCGGAATCCCTGGCGGTGGGCGCTCGCCGCGATTGCCCTCGACCAGCTGCTCATGCTGCCCATGCTGGGGCTCCTGGGGGACCCAGCCACACCGAGCGTCTTCATGACGGCCCCCATGTGGCTCCTCGGGCCGGGAACCGGAACGATGCTCCTCCTCCTGACCGGTGCAGCACTCGTGGCCGCCCCACGCTGGGCCCTCCTGCCCCTGGCCGTTTTGGGGCTGGCCTGGGCATGGAGACCCAACTCGCCCACCTCTCCGATTCTGGTGGCCGCTGCCCAACGGGGCGATACACGAGTCCGGGAGATCAGCGACATGCTGCCAACACTCGCGCGGTCCGAGGAAGCCCAGTGGCTCCCCCTGATCCAGGACGTTGACGCGGCCCTCGTCATCCTCCCGGAAAACGCGACGGCCGTCCGGCAAACCCTCGCTCAGGTGCACCGACCCTTTCCACCGAACGTCCTTTACGGGGGCGTCTCCTACACCGCACTCGCCGCTTACAACAGTGTCCTCGCGGGTGGCCGAGTCCTGCGCAGCAAACGGGAGCTGGTCCCCCTCACCGAACGCCCCTGGTTGACCGCCGACCAGAACCCACTTCGTCCTGTACAGCTCGCCGGGCACCAGTTGGGTGTCCTGATCTGTGTCGAAGGCCTATTCGCCCCTGCTGCCGCTCAACTCGCCCGGCAAGGCGCGGAGATCCTCGTCGTTCCCGCCTCCACCAAGGCCTTCCACGCCGCGCGCTTTCAGGACATCGCGGCACGTGCGGCCGCCAGCAGTGCCGGACTGCCGCTCGTGCTCGCCTCTGAAGCCGGGGGCAGCGTCATCGTCGACCCGCACGGCCACGTCCTGAGCCGGGCCGCCTGGGGACAGCCGCAAGTCATCCGCGCGCCAATCTCCCCTGGCCGTCCCACCCTCTATGCCTGGACCGCCCCCGCCTGGCCGGTCGTCCTGTCCATCCTCCTGCTCGTTCTCGCACGGCCACACCTTTCCGGAAGAAGTCAGCGCTCGAGGGCCCCTGGAAACAGCGCCGCCCGGAACAGTGCGAGGTCCGCCCTGCCGGGTGGACAACCAGAACCGGCCGCACGCTGA
- a CDS encoding YIP1 family protein, whose product MTLTATLIDSSAHLDLIRRTPRRLLWGVFAAYGLTALITALVQSGGLAPNLRLGLLTLSTLSGLLAGALVLGLYPLVFTFLSRKLGGVGEESDVPQIRSVTALAMIPTLITTLLAAVSGFGPITLLGGLLSTVVFIYALSLANGTDMLAAMKHTFLIWGVLLGLLILLNIVIKAGS is encoded by the coding sequence ATGACCCTCACGGCCACCCTCATCGATTCCTCCGCCCACCTCGACCTCATTCGGCGCACGCCCCGCCGGCTCCTCTGGGGCGTCTTCGCCGCCTACGGCCTCACGGCCCTGATCACTGCCCTCGTGCAGTCCGGGGGGTTGGCCCCGAACCTCCGCCTCGGCCTGCTTACCCTCTCGACGCTCTCCGGTCTGCTCGCGGGGGCGCTGGTGCTGGGTCTCTATCCCCTGGTGTTCACCTTCCTGAGCCGCAAGCTCGGCGGGGTCGGCGAGGAGAGCGACGTGCCCCAGATCCGCAGCGTCACGGCGCTGGCCATGATCCCCACGCTCATCACGACGCTGCTCGCGGCCGTGAGCGGCTTCGGGCCCATCACGCTGCTGGGCGGCCTGCTGAGCACGGTGGTCTTCATCTACGCCCTGAGTCTGGCCAATGGGACGGACATGCTCGCGGCCATGAAGCACACCTTCCTGATCTGGGGCGTGCTGCTGGGGCTGCTCATCCTGCTGAACATCGTCATCAAGGCGGGCAGCTGA
- a CDS encoding DUF6756 family protein encodes MRAEIATAMKALQLPPEDLVPVRSTRYSAVLSRILEIFTIYGVQGRDCLWLWEGFKGEHYAVYLDKPDGYRWLPRLLPPDERVWLLTEDWARRKRDGHYWVFEGRIGTIEAVLGELFAFEYYIVDKKFEWLLCENHHNVLIGIGSRIIERLQAAEGTPIAGRDSGA; translated from the coding sequence ATGCGGGCTGAAATTGCCACCGCCATGAAGGCTCTCCAGCTCCCTCCAGAGGACCTGGTCCCGGTACGCTCGACCCGTTACAGCGCCGTCCTCAGCCGAATCCTTGAGATCTTCACCATCTATGGGGTACAGGGCCGAGATTGCCTATGGTTGTGGGAGGGCTTCAAAGGAGAACATTACGCCGTTTACCTTGATAAACCCGACGGCTACCGCTGGCTGCCACGACTCCTCCCACCCGATGAGCGCGTGTGGTTGCTGACCGAAGATTGGGCCCGACGGAAACGCGATGGACACTATTGGGTATTTGAAGGACGTATCGGCACCATTGAAGCCGTCTTAGGGGAGCTGTTTGCATTCGAGTATTACATCGTGGACAAGAAATTCGAATGGTTGCTCTGCGAGAATCATCACAACGTGTTGATTGGGATTGGCTCTCGCATCATTGAGCGGTTGCAGGCGGCCGAGGGCACTCCCATAGCTGGTAGAGACTCAGGCGCTTAG
- a CDS encoding IS3 family transposase (programmed frameshift) gives MKRKRYTEQQILEILGQLEAGTPISDLTRLHGVAMTTIYRWKARYGGMTKDETRKFRQLEAENQRLKKLVADLSLDNAMLKEVGGAKVVTPGTSSQAQTPLKKQMVVLLRDSFTVSERRACRVLGFSRNTHRRNSPKREKDQQLVERLRVLARERPRFGYRRIHLMLGREGETVNHKRVYRIYRAEGLAVRKKERRKLSVGERQQKPQVSAPNQRWSLDFMADQLASGQRFRVLNVVDDFTRECLVMHVGISITGHDVVRSLEAVIRFRGAPQAITTDNGPEFAGKTLDLWTHDRGITHTFIRPGKPVENAYIESFNGRVRDECLNLHWFQSLDQARLILTAWRQDYNDLRPHTSLGGRTPYEFARLFQAG, from the exons ATGAAACGCAAACGGTACACGGAGCAACAGATCTTGGAGATTCTCGGGCAGCTTGAAGCCGGAACCCCGATCAGCGACCTGACGCGACTCCATGGAGTCGCGATGACCACGATCTACCGCTGGAAAGCCAGGTACGGCGGCATGACCAAAGACGAGACCCGCAAGTTCCGTCAGCTGGAAGCCGAAAATCAGCGTCTCAAGAAGCTGGTGGCGGACCTGTCACTCGACAACGCCATGCTCAAAGAGGTGG GTGGGGCGAAAGTGGTGACGCCTGGGACGTCGTCCCAGGCGCAAACGCCCCTCAAGAAGCAGATGGTGGTCCTCTTGCGAGACTCGTTCACGGTCAGTGAACGTCGGGCCTGCCGGGTGCTGGGCTTCTCCCGGAACACGCACAGACGGAACAGCCCTAAAAGGGAAAAGGACCAGCAACTGGTTGAGCGTCTCCGCGTGCTGGCACGGGAACGGCCTCGGTTCGGGTACCGGCGGATTCACCTGATGCTGGGTCGGGAAGGTGAGACCGTGAATCACAAACGTGTATACCGGATCTATCGGGCAGAAGGGCTGGCTGTTCGGAAGAAGGAGCGCCGGAAGCTCAGCGTTGGAGAGCGTCAGCAGAAACCGCAGGTTTCTGCGCCCAATCAGCGGTGGAGTCTGGACTTCATGGCTGATCAGCTGGCTTCCGGGCAGCGGTTCCGTGTGCTGAACGTCGTGGACGACTTCACGCGGGAGTGCTTGGTGATGCACGTCGGCATCTCCATCACAGGCCATGATGTCGTCCGCAGCCTCGAGGCGGTCATTCGCTTCCGGGGCGCACCCCAGGCGATCACCACTGACAACGGCCCGGAGTTCGCAGGGAAGACTCTGGATCTCTGGACCCACGACCGCGGCATCACGCACACCTTTATCCGGCCTGGAAAGCCTGTGGAGAACGCCTACATCGAGAGTTTCAATGGTCGGGTCCGGGACGAGTGCCTCAATCTCCACTGGTTCCAGAGCCTGGATCAGGCTCGCCTCATCCTCACAGCCTGGCGCCAGGATTACAACGACCTCCGGCCCCACACCTCGCTTGGTGGCCGGACCCCATACGAATTTGCCCGCCTGTTCCAGGCGGGCTGA
- a CDS encoding DUF2716 domain-containing protein, which yields MPDQPAWWEIKKPEYSQVWNDINLAFDFTPSMSPWDWPGFREPVPSVTYAFSTTEDDAAVDEFFVLMKGHIRACARPDEWVYGLDWQHTCCRYNPHLLEEPAPDALGRRVPWEGFLLPDGDYAITLADDWRWGTLGHPWERSLCVFGQPLMDAVAQARPRLLDRIMRVNGRRPPEP from the coding sequence ATGCCAGACCAGCCTGCATGGTGGGAAATCAAAAAGCCGGAGTACTCGCAGGTATGGAACGACATCAATCTGGCGTTTGACTTCACGCCCAGCATGTCACCTTGGGACTGGCCCGGCTTTCGTGAGCCTGTGCCCTCCGTCACCTATGCCTTCTCCACTACAGAGGACGACGCGGCTGTCGACGAGTTTTTCGTGTTGATGAAGGGGCACATCCGTGCCTGTGCACGGCCGGACGAGTGGGTGTATGGCCTCGACTGGCAGCACACCTGCTGCCGGTACAACCCCCACCTGCTGGAAGAGCCTGCGCCAGATGCCTTAGGACGCCGAGTCCCCTGGGAAGGGTTCCTTCTCCCTGACGGGGACTATGCCATCACACTGGCCGATGATTGGCGCTGGGGCACGCTAGGCCATCCGTGGGAACGGAGCCTCTGTGTGTTCGGGCAGCCCTTGATGGATGCTGTGGCACAAGCCAGGCCGCGCCTGTTGGACCGAATCATGCGTGTGAACGGACGGCGACCACCGGAGCCATAA